The proteins below are encoded in one region of Leptotrichia sp. oral taxon 218:
- a CDS encoding phospho-sugar mutase, whose protein sequence is MDYMKKYEYWLNSDAIDEKDREELKSIAGNEKEIEDRFFKDLSFGTGGIRGVRGIGTNRMNKYVIRKVTQGLANYMLSFDEKAAKEKGIIIAHDCRIGSREYALNTARVMAANGIKAYIYESLHSTPELSFGVRYKGCMSGIVVTASHNPAEYNGYKVYWDDGAQVVDPHAPAIVDEVNKISTLEEIKVISEEEGREKGLIIQLDHKIDDDYIAAIKKQTIHTDIPGKEDFKIVYTPLHGTGGRPMKRILSDFGYNFEVVKEQIEPDGNFPTVVYANPEEVAAFKLGTKLGNEIGAQLILANDPDADRIGIAIRDDKNEWYYPNGNQVGLLLLQYLLNYKKDIPADAQVITTVVSTPMIDVVAPAKNVGVMKTLTGFKYIGQKIRQFENKELKGSYLFGFEESYGYLIGTHARDKDALVTSMVISEMATYYHSKGTSIYKELQKLYEKFGYYLEGIKSVTLKGKDGIEQMAALMSNLRENVKDELLGKKIKIKRDFFSHKEYNLETGEEKEINLPKENVLQFVLEDNTFITARPSGTEPKIKFYFSVNADSSENAKAKLDKTMEKFSKFIGI, encoded by the coding sequence ATGGACTATATGAAAAAATACGAATATTGGCTAAATTCAGATGCCATTGATGAAAAAGACAGAGAAGAATTGAAAAGCATTGCAGGGAATGAAAAAGAAATAGAAGATAGATTTTTCAAAGATTTGAGTTTCGGAACTGGTGGAATTAGAGGAGTTCGTGGAATTGGAACTAATAGAATGAATAAATATGTAATTAGAAAAGTAACTCAAGGACTTGCAAATTATATGTTGAGTTTTGATGAAAAAGCGGCAAAAGAAAAAGGAATCATAATTGCTCATGACTGTAGAATAGGTTCGAGAGAGTATGCACTAAATACTGCAAGAGTAATGGCTGCAAATGGAATTAAAGCATATATTTATGAAAGTTTACATTCAACTCCTGAGTTGTCATTTGGTGTAAGATATAAAGGATGTATGTCAGGAATCGTTGTTACAGCTTCTCATAATCCTGCAGAATATAACGGATATAAAGTTTATTGGGATGATGGAGCACAAGTTGTTGACCCACATGCACCAGCAATTGTTGATGAAGTAAATAAAATTTCTACATTGGAAGAAATAAAAGTTATTTCTGAAGAAGAAGGAAGAGAAAAAGGATTAATTATTCAACTTGATCATAAAATTGATGATGACTATATAGCAGCGATTAAAAAACAAACTATACATACAGATATTCCAGGAAAAGAAGATTTCAAGATTGTTTATACTCCGCTTCATGGAACTGGTGGAAGACCAATGAAGAGAATTTTATCTGATTTTGGATACAATTTTGAAGTTGTAAAAGAACAAATTGAACCAGATGGAAACTTCCCAACAGTAGTTTATGCAAACCCAGAAGAAGTGGCAGCATTTAAATTGGGAACAAAATTAGGAAATGAAATTGGAGCACAATTAATTTTGGCAAATGACCCAGATGCTGATAGAATCGGTATTGCGATAAGAGATGACAAAAATGAATGGTATTATCCAAACGGAAACCAAGTAGGATTATTGTTATTGCAATATTTATTGAATTACAAAAAAGATATTCCAGCTGATGCACAAGTTATTACAACTGTTGTTTCTACACCAATGATTGATGTTGTTGCACCTGCTAAAAATGTTGGAGTTATGAAAACATTGACTGGATTCAAATATATTGGACAAAAAATTAGACAATTTGAAAATAAAGAATTAAAAGGATCATATTTATTTGGATTTGAAGAAAGTTACGGATATTTGATTGGAACTCATGCAAGAGATAAAGATGCGTTGGTAACTTCAATGGTTATTTCTGAAATGGCAACTTATTACCACTCAAAAGGAACTTCTATTTACAAAGAATTGCAAAAATTATATGAAAAATTCGGATATTATTTAGAAGGAATTAAATCAGTAACATTGAAAGGTAAAGACGGAATTGAACAAATGGCAGCATTGATGTCTAACTTGAGAGAAAATGTTAAAGATGAATTGCTTGGTAAGAAAATTAAAATTAAAAGAGATTTCTTCTCACACAAAGAATATAACTTGGAAACTGGTGAAGAAAAAGAAATTAATTTACCAAAAGAAAATGTATTACAATTCGTGCTTGAAGATAATACATTTATTACAGCAAGACCATCTGGAACTGAACCAAAAATTAAATTCTATTTCAGCGTAAATGCAGATTCTAGCGAAAATGCCAAAGCTAAACTTGATAAAACAATGGAAAAATTTTCTAAATTTATTGGGATATAA
- a CDS encoding MliC family protein: protein MKLLKKSMLALSVMTLIGGMAFAAAPKNGKKAPARKTVAKKVVNKKAVAKRPAAESYTCGTERITVTYPTTKTAKVVTKAGKVYNLNVAVSGSGARYVSKGGNVEFFKGGKDAIYRGPNNIEKSCTRK from the coding sequence ATGAAATTATTGAAAAAATCTATGTTAGCATTATCTGTAATGACTTTAATTGGAGGAATGGCTTTCGCAGCAGCACCTAAAAATGGAAAAAAAGCACCTGCTAGAAAAACAGTTGCTAAAAAAGTGGTTAATAAAAAAGCAGTTGCAAAAAGACCTGCAGCAGAATCATACACTTGTGGAACTGAAAGAATAACAGTTACTTATCCAACAACAAAAACTGCAAAAGTAGTAACAAAAGCTGGAAAAGTTTATAACTTAAATGTAGCAGTTTCAGGTAGTGGAGCAAGATATGTATCCAAAGGTGGAAATGTTGAGTTCTTTAAAGGTGGAAAAGACGCTATTTATAGAGGACCAAATAATATTGAAAAATCTTGTACAAGAAAATAA
- a CDS encoding replication-associated recombination protein A: MNLFDEVYENKKPLAFRYRPKSLDDFYGQEKLVGKNGILRKIIERGNFMNAIFWGAPGTGKTTLAEIVAEKMNYHYEYLNAIKASVTDIKDISDKAHNRFRTNGQQTLLFLDEIHRFNKLQQDSLLQDLENGNIILIGATTENPYYNLNNALLSRCMAFEFKKLSEKDLLKILKNINEKEKIGISDEILKYISEIIEGDARQAINILELIANVGVDFTLDEVKEVLNTKKSYHKTEDKYNTVSAMIKSIRGSDPDAAIYWMAKMLSGGEDILYIARRLVILASEDIGLANPQALPIAVSGLNAVKEIGMPEARIILSEVAIYLAISPKSNSAYNAINSALSHIENEKIQDVPTHLTKVGKKDYKYPHNYENHYVNQVYMNEKIKFYKFGENKFERAAAEYFKKIKKSEK; the protein is encoded by the coding sequence ATGAATTTATTTGATGAAGTATATGAAAATAAGAAGCCACTTGCATTTAGATATCGTCCGAAAAGTTTGGATGATTTTTATGGTCAGGAAAAATTGGTTGGGAAAAATGGAATTTTGAGGAAGATTATTGAGCGTGGAAATTTCATGAATGCGATTTTTTGGGGAGCACCTGGGACTGGGAAGACGACTCTTGCGGAAATTGTTGCTGAAAAAATGAATTATCATTATGAATATTTGAATGCGATAAAGGCGTCTGTGACTGATATAAAGGACATTTCTGATAAAGCACACAACAGATTTCGTACGAACGGACAGCAGACACTTTTGTTTTTGGATGAGATTCATAGATTTAATAAGTTGCAGCAGGATTCACTTTTGCAGGATTTGGAAAATGGGAATATTATTTTAATTGGTGCTACGACTGAAAATCCTTATTATAATTTGAATAATGCGTTGTTGTCACGCTGTATGGCATTTGAATTTAAAAAATTGAGTGAAAAAGATTTGCTTAAAATTTTAAAAAATATTAATGAAAAAGAGAAAATTGGAATTTCAGATGAGATTTTAAAATATATTTCAGAAATTATTGAAGGAGATGCGAGACAGGCTATAAATATTTTGGAATTGATTGCGAATGTTGGGGTGGATTTTACGCTTGATGAAGTGAAGGAAGTGTTGAATACGAAAAAGTCTTATCACAAGACGGAAGATAAGTATAATACGGTTTCTGCGATGATTAAAAGTATTCGTGGGAGTGACCCTGATGCGGCGATTTATTGGATGGCAAAAATGCTTTCTGGTGGCGAAGATATTTTGTATATTGCTAGAAGACTTGTAATTTTGGCTTCTGAAGATATTGGACTTGCAAATCCACAGGCGTTACCAATTGCGGTGTCTGGACTTAATGCGGTAAAGGAGATTGGAATGCCAGAAGCAAGAATAATTCTCTCAGAAGTTGCGATTTATTTGGCGATTTCTCCAAAGAGTAATTCAGCTTATAATGCGATAAATTCAGCACTTAGCCATATTGAGAATGAAAAAATTCAAGATGTGCCAACTCATCTTACAAAAGTTGGGAAAAAAGATTATAAATATCCTCATAACTATGAAAATCATTATGTTAATCAGGTTTACATGAATGAAAAAATCAAGTTTTATAAGTTTGGAGAGAATAAGTTTGAGAGAGCGGCTGCGGAATATTTTAAGAAAATAAAAAAGAGTGAAAAGTAA
- a CDS encoding AAA family ATPase has translation MGNRKKKKLPIGISDFKEIIENNYYYFDKTKFIENILEDGSKVKLFTRPRRFGKTLNISMLKYFFDTKNKDENRKLFENLEISKSEYFEKQGNFFVISISFKNYDAESWESGFNTIKNEIKLLYNEFYLIRDNLNQSDLADFDAIWLKKDNADWINSLFNLTRYLYEISGKKVVVLIDEYDQPIIDSYIKGNYEKCIAFFKAFYGKVLKDNNYLEMGILTGILRVAKENVFSGLNNLEVHTILDDEFTEYFGIMENEVEKSLEDFDLKYELNDVQKWYNGYLFGEKKVYNPWSIINFLNRGNLKSYWVNTSGNGLIKLYLQKLKNDVFDDFSKLLNKENILKRINNNMTFENLKTNFGKNIWNLFFHSGYLTLADKYDVMKKNASIKIPNKEILEMFSEMFIEIYFKDSETFLDMTDALTTGNIEKFKFELNKILLENIGIFDVIGIYKEQFYHGLMLGLILMLKNEYEISSNNFSGKGRYDLLLKPKNIFEKKEGIIIELKAINIDNLKLDSEKIHEKLLNECEVALNQIEEKEYTSILKNAGIDNILKIGIAFFGKEFEIKFERE, from the coding sequence ATGGGAAATCGCAAAAAAAAGAAATTACCAATTGGAATATCTGATTTTAAAGAGATTATCGAAAATAACTACTACTATTTTGATAAAACAAAATTTATAGAAAATATTTTAGAAGATGGCTCTAAAGTTAAATTATTTACTCGTCCGAGAAGATTTGGAAAAACCTTAAATATTTCGATGTTAAAATACTTTTTTGACACTAAAAATAAAGACGAAAATAGAAAATTATTCGAAAATTTAGAAATTTCTAAAAGTGAATATTTTGAAAAACAGGGAAATTTCTTTGTAATCTCTATTTCTTTTAAAAATTATGATGCAGAAAGCTGGGAAAGTGGATTTAATACGATTAAAAATGAAATAAAATTGCTGTATAACGAATTTTATTTGATAAGAGATAATTTAAATCAAAGTGACTTGGCAGATTTTGATGCTATTTGGCTGAAAAAAGATAATGCTGACTGGATTAATTCTTTGTTTAATTTGACTAGATATTTGTATGAAATTTCTGGAAAAAAAGTTGTTGTTTTGATAGATGAATATGACCAGCCAATAATTGATTCTTACATAAAAGGGAATTATGAGAAATGTATCGCATTTTTTAAAGCATTTTATGGAAAAGTTTTGAAAGATAATAATTATTTGGAAATGGGAATTTTAACTGGAATATTACGAGTTGCAAAGGAAAATGTCTTTTCGGGATTGAATAATTTGGAAGTTCACACAATTTTAGATGATGAATTTACAGAATACTTTGGGATTATGGAAAATGAAGTTGAAAAATCTCTTGAAGATTTTGACTTAAAATATGAATTAAATGATGTTCAAAAATGGTACAATGGGTATCTATTTGGCGAAAAAAAAGTTTATAATCCTTGGTCGATTATTAATTTTTTAAATCGTGGAAATTTAAAATCTTACTGGGTAAATACAAGTGGAAATGGATTAATCAAATTATATCTCCAAAAATTAAAAAATGATGTTTTTGACGATTTTTCAAAATTATTGAATAAAGAAAATATTCTTAAAAGAATAAACAACAATATGACTTTTGAAAATTTGAAAACTAATTTTGGAAAAAATATTTGGAATCTATTTTTTCATAGCGGATATTTGACTTTGGCTGATAAGTATGATGTGATGAAAAAAAATGCTAGTATTAAAATTCCAAACAAAGAAATTCTAGAAATGTTTTCAGAAATGTTTATCGAAATTTATTTCAAAGATTCTGAAACCTTTCTGGATATGACTGATGCACTTACAACTGGAAATATTGAAAAATTTAAATTTGAATTGAATAAAATTTTATTAGAAAATATTGGTATTTTTGATGTAATCGGAATTTATAAAGAGCAGTTTTATCATGGATTAATGTTAGGACTAATCTTAATGTTAAAAAATGAATATGAAATTTCATCAAATAATTTTTCAGGAAAAGGTCGATACGATTTACTTTTGAAACCTAAAAATATTTTTGAAAAAAAAGAAGGAATTATCATTGAATTAAAAGCAATAAATATAGATAATTTGAAATTAGATTCAGAAAAAATTCACGAAAAATTGTTAAATGAATGTGAGGTTGCACTAAATCAAATTGAAGAAAAAGAATATACTTCAATTTTGAAAAATGCTGGAATTGACAATATTTTAAAAATTGGAATTGCATTTTTTGGAAAAGAATTTGAAATAAAATTTGAGAGAGAATAA
- a CDS encoding methylated-DNA--[protein]-cysteine S-methyltransferase, whose product MKKNIYFYETNTPIGKIGIVTTQNDSHITDLIWESDFEDFKKHNNFKICETELIKQVKKQLFEYFEKKRKNFDLPLLKEGTPFQISVWSALEKIPYGETCSYKDIAIAIDNPKAVRAVGMANNRNKIAIFIPCHRVVGADGKLVGYGGGLHIKRFLLELEEFKIK is encoded by the coding sequence ATGAAAAAGAACATCTATTTTTATGAAACAAACACTCCGATTGGAAAAATTGGAATCGTCACAACTCAAAATGATTCTCACATTACAGATTTAATTTGGGAATCAGATTTTGAAGATTTTAAAAAACATAATAATTTTAAAATTTGTGAAACTGAACTGATTAAACAAGTGAAAAAACAACTTTTTGAATATTTTGAAAAAAAACGAAAAAATTTTGATTTGCCACTTTTGAAAGAAGGAACACCATTTCAAATTTCTGTTTGGAGTGCTCTTGAAAAAATTCCTTATGGCGAAACTTGTTCTTACAAAGATATTGCAATCGCAATTGACAATCCAAAAGCTGTTCGTGCAGTTGGAATGGCAAATAATCGAAATAAAATTGCTATTTTTATTCCATGTCATCGTGTGGTTGGTGCAGATGGAAAATTGGTTGGTTATGGTGGGGGACTTCATATTAAGCGATTTTTGTTGGAATTGGAAGAGTTTAAAATAAAATAA
- a CDS encoding response regulator transcription factor, with the protein MVEKYLRDKCILIVDDEQEILNMVVSILADGGYENTRTARNVKEALKCVEEKKPDFAILDVMLPDGNGFELLEKLRKDSDYPILFLTARGEDEDKFKGFGLGADDYIVKPFLPKELLFRITAILRRTYKEENFIVNLNGCQIDFSRGEIVKDGGKFSLTAKEYELLKTLYRNAGRIVTIDSLCEAIWGENAYVYSNSLMTHIRRIREKIEKEPSHPVSLITMKGLGYKLIVEGK; encoded by the coding sequence ATGGTTGAAAAATATTTGAGAGATAAATGTATTTTAATTGTGGATGATGAGCAGGAAATTTTGAATATGGTTGTGTCGATTTTGGCAGATGGAGGTTATGAAAATACAAGGACTGCTAGAAATGTGAAAGAGGCTTTAAAATGTGTTGAAGAAAAGAAACCTGATTTTGCGATATTGGATGTGATGCTTCCAGATGGGAATGGTTTTGAGTTGCTTGAAAAGTTGAGAAAGGATAGTGATTATCCAATTTTATTTTTAACAGCACGAGGGGAGGATGAGGATAAATTTAAAGGATTTGGATTGGGAGCGGACGATTATATTGTAAAACCTTTTTTGCCAAAAGAACTTTTGTTTAGGATTACGGCAATTTTGCGACGGACTTACAAGGAAGAGAATTTTATTGTGAACTTGAATGGCTGTCAGATTGATTTTTCACGAGGAGAAATTGTAAAAGATGGGGGAAAATTTTCCTTAACTGCAAAGGAATACGAACTACTAAAAACCTTATATAGAAATGCTGGACGAATTGTAACGATTGATTCGCTCTGTGAAGCTATTTGGGGAGAAAATGCTTATGTTTACTCAAATTCTTTGATGACTCATATTAGACGGATTAGAGAAAAAATTGAGAAAGAGCCGTCACATCCAGTTTCTCTTATAACAATGAAAGGATTAGGTTATAAATTAATCGTGGAGGGAAAATAG
- a CDS encoding sensor histidine kinase KdpD → MKNILKLIRRFVITIILSIFLLLFLNIFLFEFIFFKYSTDDSPSDKTFEIAKMIKFKDRKYFLPDKEISNLKKQNIWAIVIDNDSKKVIWQTENLPGEIPKEYSVFDIALFSHAYIKGYPVFTTKIRNDLLVLGYPKDSYWKYSTATWNYRLIQNVPNFFLIFLLSNIFFVFLIYIFSNSKLLKSVNPIIKGIQGLPKDNPVNIDERGVLSELAKSINKTSEILQNQREQLRNKDTARANWIAGVSHDIRTPLSMIMGYASQLKTSSDLSDEMAKKLSVILKQSERIKNLINDLNLASKLEYNMQPFEKKKENAVAVVRQVIVDFLNMDIDEKFPIEWKTKNEFVSCFVNVDKNLIKRALANLIQNSINHNENGCTIYVSVKEDEKNCIICVEDNGIGVSDKELEKLNNTPHYMVCDKNTTEQQHGLGLLIVKQIMDVHNGQVEMKHSEYGGFKVVLQILEM, encoded by the coding sequence ATGAAAAATATATTAAAACTTATACGCCGTTTTGTAATAACAATAATATTAAGCATATTTTTGCTTCTATTTTTAAATATTTTTTTGTTTGAATTTATATTTTTCAAATATTCGACAGATGATTCTCCTTCAGATAAAACTTTTGAAATAGCGAAAATGATAAAATTTAAAGATAGAAAATATTTTTTGCCAGATAAAGAAATTTCCAATTTGAAAAAGCAAAATATTTGGGCAATTGTGATTGACAATGATTCTAAAAAAGTGATATGGCAAACAGAAAACTTGCCAGGCGAGATTCCAAAAGAATATTCGGTATTCGATATAGCGCTATTTTCACACGCTTACATAAAAGGCTATCCAGTTTTTACAACAAAAATTAGAAATGATTTACTTGTATTAGGATATCCAAAAGACAGTTACTGGAAATATTCCACAGCTACCTGGAACTATCGTTTAATTCAAAATGTTCCTAATTTTTTTCTTATATTTTTACTATCCAATATATTCTTTGTATTTTTGATTTACATTTTTTCAAATTCAAAACTTTTAAAATCAGTAAATCCAATAATAAAAGGTATACAGGGTTTGCCAAAAGATAATCCAGTAAATATAGATGAAAGAGGCGTTTTATCCGAACTTGCAAAAAGTATAAATAAAACTTCTGAAATTTTGCAAAATCAAAGAGAACAACTGCGAAATAAAGACACGGCACGAGCAAACTGGATTGCAGGAGTTTCCCACGACATTCGTACTCCATTGTCAATGATAATGGGCTATGCAAGTCAATTAAAAACATCTTCAGATTTATCAGATGAAATGGCAAAAAAACTTTCTGTTATTTTGAAACAAAGTGAGCGTATAAAAAATCTAATAAATGATTTGAATCTTGCTTCAAAATTAGAATATAATATGCAACCTTTTGAGAAGAAAAAAGAAAATGCAGTTGCAGTCGTTCGGCAAGTTATTGTTGATTTTTTAAATATGGATATTGACGAGAAATTTCCGATAGAATGGAAGACGAAAAATGAATTTGTATCCTGCTTTGTTAATGTTGACAAAAATCTGATAAAACGAGCTTTGGCGAATTTAATCCAAAATAGTATTAATCACAATGAAAATGGTTGCACAATTTATGTTTCAGTAAAAGAAGATGAAAAAAATTGTATAATTTGTGTTGAAGATAATGGAATAGGAGTTTCTGATAAAGAGCTAGAAAAGCTCAATAATACGCCACATTATATGGTTTGTGACAAAAATACGACAGAACAGCAGCACGGTTTAGGGCTTCTTATTGTAAAACAAATTATGGATGTCCATAATGGACAAGTTGAGATGAAACATAGTGAATATGGGGGATTTAAGGTTGTTTTACAGATTCTTGAAATGTGA